Proteins encoded by one window of Lathyrus oleraceus cultivar Zhongwan6 chromosome 1, CAAS_Psat_ZW6_1.0, whole genome shotgun sequence:
- the LOC127122109 gene encoding albumin-1 F precursor, translating to MASVKLASLIVLFATLGMFLTKNVGAASCNGVCSPFEMPPCGTSACRCIPVGLVIGYCRNPSGVFLRTNDEHPNLCESDADCRKKGSGKFCGHYPNPDIEYGWCFASKSEAEDFFSKITPKDLLKSVSTA from the exons ATGGCTTCTGTTAAACTCGCTTCTTTGATTGTCCTGTTTGCCACATTAG GTATGTTCCTGACAAAAAACGTAGGAGCAGCAAGCTGCAATGGGGTTTGTTCTCCATTTGAGATGCCACCATGTGGCACTTCAGCCTGTCGATGTATCCCTGTTGGTCTAGTTATTGGTTACTGCAGAAATCCATCTGGAGTTTTCTTGAGGACGAATGATGAACACCCTAACTTATGTGAGTCTGATGCCGATTGTAGGAAGAAAGGAAGTGGGAAGTTTTGCGGTCATTATCCTAATCCTGATATTGAATATGGATGGTGTTTTGCCTCTAAATCTGAAGCAGAAGACTTTTTCTCTAAGATTACCCCAAAAGACTTGTTGAAGAGTGTTTCCACTGCTTAA
- the LOC127095673 gene encoding indole-3-acetic acid-amido synthetase GH3.6, with translation MYIIRSSGTSGGERKMMPAIEEDFGRRYLIFRLLMPIMNQFVPDLDKGKGMYLMFTRNESKTPGGIKTSAALTRFYKSSHFLNRSYNPFTSPNETVLCLDSYQSMYSQLLCGLCQNNEVLRVGAVFATSLIHAVRFLEKNWSLLCDDIRTGTINPLITDISVREAVMKILKSDKNLADFIQSECSKGSWQGIITRLWPNTKYVDVTVTGSMSQYIPTLDYYCNGLPLVSNIYAASEGFFGVNLNPLCKPCHVSYTLIPTMCYYEFLPVNRSNDPVNEKEQQELVDLVDVKLDQEYELVVTTYCNNGGQTQKVVLTD, from the exons ATGTATATCATTAGAAG CTCAGGAACATCTGGTGGTGAGAGAAAGATGATGCCAGCAATTGAAGAAGATTTTGGAAGAAGATATTTGATATTTAGACTATTAATGCCAATAATGAATCAATTTGTTCCTGACCTAGATAAAGGAAAAGGAATGTACCTAATGTTTACAAGAAATGAATCTAAAACACCAGGAGGCATTAAAACTAGTGCAGCCCTCACAAGATTTTACAAAAGTTCTCATTTTTTAAACAGATCTTACAATCCATTCACAAGTCCAAATGAAACTGTTCTCTGTCTTGACTCATACCAAAGTATGTATTCACAACTTCTATGTGGTCTTTGTCAAAACAACGAGGTCCTTCGTGTCGGTGCTGTTTTCGCTACAAGTCTCATTCACGCTGTTCGGTTCCTCGAGAAAAATTGGTCACTTCTCTGCGATGATATAAGAACAGGAACAATTAATCCTCTCATCACTGACATTTCAGTGAGAGAGGCTGTTATGAAAATTCTTAAATCTGACAAAAATCTTGCTGATTTTATTCAGAGTGAGTGTAGCAAGGGTTCTTGGCAAGGTATTATTACTAGGTTGTGGCCTAATACTAAGTATGTTGATGTTACTGTGACAGGATCAATGTCACAGTATATTCCTACTTTGGATTACTATTGTAATGGTCTTCCACTTGTATCTAACATTTATGCTGCTAGTGAAGGTTTCTTCGGTGTTAACCTTAATCCTCTTTGTAAACCATGTCATGTGTCTTATACCCTTATCCCTACCATGTGCTACTATGAGTTCTTACCTGTTAATAGAAGTAATGATCCTGTGAATGAGAAAGAACAACAAGAGTTGGTGGATCTTGTTGATGTCAAGCTTGATCAAGAATATGAGCTTGTTGTTACCACTTATTGTAACAATGGAGGCCAAACTCAAAAAGTGGTTCTCACCGACTAA